A single window of Malus sylvestris chromosome 5, drMalSylv7.2, whole genome shotgun sequence DNA harbors:
- the LOC126623182 gene encoding tubby-like F-box protein 8, producing MSFRSIVRDVRDGFGSLSRRSFEVRLPGHHRGKSHGSVHEVHDQPSVIQNSRWASLPPELLRDVIKRLEASESTWPSRKNVVACAAVCRSWREMCKEIVRSPEFCGQITFPVALKQPGSRDGTIQCFIKRDKSNLTYHLFLCLSRALLVESGKFLLSAKRTRRTTCTEYVISMDADNISRSSNKYIGKLRSNFLGTKFIIYDTQPPYNSAQLSPPGRSRRFYSKKVSPKLPTGSYNIAQVSYELNVLGTRGPRRMHCTMHSIPAASLEPGGIVPGQPEILQRSLEDSFRSISFSKSIVDSSEFSSARFSDIVGAHCEEDGKERPLILRNKAPRWHEQLQCWCLNFRGRVTVASVKNFQLIAAAPPSAGAPTPSQPPQPTSSDHDKVILQFGKVGKDMFTMDYRYPLSAFQAFAICLSSFDTKLACE from the exons ATGTCATTCCGCAGTATAGTGCGCGATGTAAGGGATGGGTTTGGAAGTTTGTCAAGACGAAGTTTTGAGGTGAGGCTGCCTGGTCATCACAGGGGGAAATCTCATGGTTCAGTCCATGAGGTGCATGACCAGCCTTCGGTAATCCAAAATAGCCGTTGGGCTAGCCTACCTCCCGAACTGCTGCGTGATGTAATAAAAAGATTGGAGGCTAGTGAGAGTACGTGGCCTTCTCGCAAGAATGTTGTTGCTTGTGCTGCTGTGTGCAGATCATGGAGGGAAATGTGCAAGGAAATCGTCAGAAGTCCTGAATTTTGTGGGCAGATTACCTTCCCAGTCGCCTTGAAGCAG CCAGGATCTCGGGATGGAACCATCCAGTGCTTTATTAAGAGGGACAAGTCTAATTTAACTTACCACCTTTTCCTTTGCCTTAGCCGTG CTTTGCTTGTTGAAAGTGGGAAATTTCTTCTCTCTGCAAAGCGAACGCGGAGAACTACTTGCACAGAGTATGTGATCTCCATGGATGCTGATAATATTTCAAGATCAAGCAACAAGTACATTGGGAAATTGAG GTCTAATTTTCTAGGCaccaaatttattatttatgataCCCAACCTCCCTACAACAGTGCTCAGCTTTCCCCACCTGGGAGAAGCCGTCGGTTCTACTCTAAAAAGGTATCTCCCAAGCTCCCCACTGGCAGCTACAACATCGCACAGGTGTCGTATGAGTTAAATGTGCTTGGCACACGGGGGCCACGAAGAATGCACTGCACCATGCACTCAATCCCTGCAGCATCCCTTGAGCCTGGTGGCATTGTCCCTGGCCAGCCTGAGATTCTCCAACGCTCCCTTGAGGACTCATTCCGAAGCATTTCCTTCTCAAAATCAATTGTTGATTCAAGTGAGTTTAGCAGTGCACGATTCTCTGATATAGTTGGGGCCCATTGCGAAGAAGATGGAAAGGAAAGACCATTAATTCTTCGGAACAAGGCACCAAGGTGGCATGAACAGTTGCAGTGTTGGTGCTTAAACTTCCGGGGAAGGGTGACAGTTGCCTCTGTCAAAAACTTTCAGTTAATAGCGGCCGCACCACCTTCTGCTGGCGCGCCAACACCATCTCAACCACCACAGCCAACCTCGTCTGACCATGACAAGGTCATACTTCAGTTTGGTAAAGTTGGCAAGGATATGTTTACCATGGATTACCGGTATCCGTTGTCTGCGTTTCAGGCTTTTGCGATCTGCTTGAGCAGCTTCGACACCAAATTAGCATGTGAATAG